In Brevibacillus brevis, a genomic segment contains:
- a CDS encoding serine hydrolase domain-containing protein: protein MDLSRKQTMQFEPVVRHVEHTYQQVVCSGAAMMVIHNDAIAAEKYWGRHSLEPDSREIQADTQFHVASVRKSYIGYAVAYAVVARAIRSIDDPVTDYLTHVDAKVMTGTTIRHLLTHTHGLNGTYTGEIIREFPPGQGWSYRGVGIDMLADIVKRTTGKTIAQIVSEQIFAPLGFAETGWRAAMNEKMAEVIREPNHPSWYTSTSTEGDKMNLYVSARELAFWGYVHLKKGLVAGRQIVPKEIIEMATSLQSPPLQDKDLPQNGFLWFVKDLPARKTEIGERVPKGSYQILGYTGVTLLVVPSRDLVAVRMFNSFGSPPGYDYLADVRGFGDRVMGCVP, encoded by the coding sequence ATGGATTTGAGCCGAAAGCAAACGATGCAGTTCGAACCCGTAGTCCGGCATGTGGAACATACGTATCAGCAAGTGGTTTGCTCCGGTGCAGCGATGATGGTCATCCACAACGATGCGATCGCGGCGGAAAAATACTGGGGCAGGCATTCCCTGGAGCCGGATTCTCGTGAAATCCAGGCGGATACGCAGTTTCACGTCGCGTCGGTACGGAAGAGCTACATCGGCTACGCCGTCGCCTATGCCGTAGTTGCGAGGGCGATCCGATCGATCGACGATCCGGTGACAGATTACCTTACACACGTGGATGCGAAGGTGATGACCGGGACGACGATCCGCCATCTCCTTACGCATACACACGGATTGAACGGCACCTATACTGGCGAGATCATCCGCGAGTTTCCCCCCGGGCAGGGCTGGTCGTATCGCGGCGTAGGCATCGACATGCTCGCCGACATTGTCAAAAGGACCACAGGCAAAACGATTGCGCAAATCGTAAGCGAACAAATATTTGCACCGTTGGGATTTGCCGAAACAGGCTGGCGGGCCGCGATGAATGAAAAGATGGCAGAGGTTATCCGCGAGCCGAATCACCCGAGCTGGTACACCAGCACGAGCACCGAGGGCGACAAAATGAATCTGTACGTTTCGGCACGCGAGCTCGCCTTTTGGGGGTACGTGCACTTGAAAAAAGGCTTGGTGGCTGGCAGGCAGATCGTGCCGAAGGAAATCATCGAGATGGCGACCTCGCTGCAAAGTCCTCCCTTGCAGGACAAGGACTTGCCGCAAAACGGCTTTTTGTGGTTCGTTAAAGACTTGCCCGCACGAAAAACGGAAATCGGCGAGCGGGTGCCCAAGGGATCCTACCAGATATTGGGGTATACAGGCGTGACGCTGCTCGTGGTTCCTTCCCGCGATCTGGTGGCGGTACGGATGTTCAACAGCTTCGGTTCCCCTCCCGGCTACGATTATTTGGCGGATGTGAGAGGATTTGGAGATCGGGTCATGGGCTGTGTCCCATAG